From Primulina tabacum isolate GXHZ01 chromosome 2, ASM2559414v2, whole genome shotgun sequence, one genomic window encodes:
- the LOC142537572 gene encoding uncharacterized protein LOC142537572 → MAEFRNDAYENAKIYKEKTKKWHDKQILRRDFEPGQQVLLFNSRLRLFPGKLESRWSGPFTVETVYPHGAIELKCNNGQTFKVNGQRVKHYFGNEVRHMDNIPLGEPK, encoded by the coding sequence ATGGCGGAATTCAGGAATGATGCATACGAAAATGCTAAGATATACAAAGAAAAGACCAAGAAATGGCATGACAAGCAGATTCTTCGACGAGACTTCGAACCAGGGCAACAGGTGTTATTATTCAATTCTCGACTGAGgttgtttcctggtaagttAGAATCACGATGGTCCGGACCATTCACAGTGGAAACAGTGTACCCACATGGTGCAATTGAGTTAAAGTGCAACAATGGTCAGACTTTTAAAGTCAATGGTCAAAGGGTCAAGCATTACTTTGGAAATGAAGTGCGACACATGGACAACATCCCACTGGGAGAACCAAAGTAG